In one Corallococcus sp. EGB genomic region, the following are encoded:
- a CDS encoding TIGR03118 family protein, which yields MKTTSIRGLGLRCGGYVLGLSLAVVGLPGAAHAQAASDLPNAYTQKNLVSDGSVSAEHKDSHLINSWGLAFNPFGPAWIADNGTGVSTLYDGKGNAQPLVVTIPVPTGAQAPSSPTGVVYNGSEGFVVSEGENSGPARFIFVTEQGVVAGWSPMAAPASAILAVDNSGKNSVYKGVALASNGTATYLYATDFHNAKVDVFDSKFAPVKLSGSFTDPNLPEGFAPFGIQNIHGDLYVTYAKQNEERHDNVNGAGLGYVNVFDANGKLIRRLISDGSLNAPWGIAMAPASFGRFAGRLLVGNFGDGTINAFDIVTGAPDGTLQDTDGKPIVIDGLWALEFGNGVMNQPTSTLFFTAGPKEETEGLYGRLDAATTSTTEVPLSPVR from the coding sequence ATGAAGACAACGTCGATTCGCGGACTGGGGCTGCGGTGTGGTGGGTATGTGCTTGGTTTGTCGCTTGCCGTGGTGGGCCTGCCTGGAGCGGCCCACGCCCAGGCAGCCAGCGACCTTCCCAATGCGTACACCCAGAAGAACCTTGTCTCCGACGGCAGCGTGAGCGCGGAGCACAAGGACTCCCATCTGATCAACAGCTGGGGGCTTGCCTTCAACCCGTTCGGCCCCGCATGGATCGCCGACAACGGGACGGGGGTCTCAACCCTCTATGACGGCAAGGGGAACGCGCAGCCGCTGGTGGTCACCATCCCGGTGCCCACGGGAGCCCAGGCGCCTTCGAGCCCCACGGGCGTCGTCTACAACGGCTCCGAGGGCTTCGTGGTCAGCGAGGGAGAAAACAGCGGACCTGCTCGCTTCATCTTCGTGACGGAGCAGGGCGTCGTGGCCGGCTGGTCTCCGATGGCGGCCCCAGCCAGTGCCATCCTCGCGGTGGACAACTCCGGCAAGAACTCGGTCTACAAGGGCGTCGCGCTGGCGAGCAATGGCACCGCCACCTATCTCTACGCGACCGACTTCCACAACGCGAAGGTGGATGTCTTTGACAGCAAGTTCGCGCCCGTCAAGCTGAGCGGAAGCTTCACGGACCCGAACCTGCCTGAGGGCTTCGCCCCGTTCGGCATCCAGAACATCCACGGCGACCTCTACGTCACCTATGCGAAGCAGAACGAGGAGCGCCACGACAACGTGAATGGCGCGGGCCTTGGCTATGTCAACGTCTTCGATGCGAACGGGAAGCTGATCCGCCGGCTCATCTCCGACGGCAGCCTGAACGCGCCGTGGGGCATTGCCATGGCGCCGGCCAGCTTCGGGCGGTTCGCCGGGCGCCTGCTGGTGGGCAACTTCGGCGACGGCACCATCAACGCCTTCGACATCGTGACGGGCGCTCCGGATGGCACGCTCCAGGACACCGACGGGAAGCCGATCGTCATCGATGGCCTCTGGGCGCTCGAGTTCGGCAACGGCGTCATGAACCAGCCCACCAGCACGCTGTTCTTCACCGCGGGTCCGAAGGAAGAGACCGAGGGCCTGTACGGCCGGCTGGACGCGGCCACCACCAGCACGACCGAAGTCCCCCTCAGTCCCGTGCGCTGA
- a CDS encoding nucleoside deaminase, with the protein MESSAEEFMREAIALARANIESGGRPFGAVLVRDGRVIARAVNQVNQTQDPTAHAELLAIRDASQSLGSARLSGCVIYASGHPCPMCLAAMHLCGIQSAWFAYSNEEGEAFGLSTASIYAQMARGPQAQSVALRPLRPADEHGLYDAWKRHQE; encoded by the coding sequence ATGGAGTCATCCGCCGAGGAATTCATGCGTGAGGCCATCGCCCTGGCCCGCGCCAACATCGAGTCGGGGGGCCGTCCGTTCGGGGCCGTGCTCGTGCGCGACGGCCGGGTGATCGCGCGAGCGGTCAACCAGGTCAATCAAACGCAGGATCCCACCGCCCACGCCGAGCTTCTGGCCATTCGCGATGCAAGCCAGAGCCTCGGCAGCGCCCGTTTGAGCGGCTGTGTCATCTACGCCAGCGGGCATCCCTGTCCGATGTGTCTGGCCGCCATGCACCTGTGCGGTATCCAGAGCGCCTGGTTCGCGTACTCCAACGAGGAGGGCGAAGCCTTCGGCCTCTCCACGGCGTCGATCTACGCGCAGATGGCCCGCGGGCCCCAAGCCCAGTCCGTCGCCTTGCGGCCCCTGCGCCCGGCGGACGAGCATGGGCTGTACGACGCGTGGAAGCGTCACCAGGAATGA
- a CDS encoding GlxA family transcriptional regulator — translation MILHVVLDGVAEGPLGVGLDVINTATRLLEAGLVPGAPRANPLRQRVVSLDGRPVRSGTGRSVSVDGALSLRSVKAGDVLLVPGLSAASERAVEQLLSRADTARGMELLARAASKGARVAASCSATFVLAAAGLLAGRNATTTWWLVPAFVRRFPQVTVRADRMVIESDGVLTAGSAFAHADLMLAIVARVVSPSLAHLVARYLVLDERVSQARYMVMEHLRVSDPVLRSVERFIVANLGRQLTLEELARAAATSPRTLARRVKAGLGMTPLEFVQRVRVAHASHLLETTRDSVEDVAARVGYADAAAFRRVYRRYAGESPRGRLPRSSRQG, via the coding sequence ATGATCCTGCATGTCGTGCTGGATGGCGTGGCCGAGGGCCCGCTGGGTGTCGGCCTCGATGTGATCAACACGGCCACGCGCCTCTTGGAGGCAGGACTCGTCCCGGGCGCTCCACGCGCGAACCCCCTGCGGCAACGCGTGGTGTCGCTGGACGGCCGCCCGGTCCGCTCCGGCACGGGACGCTCCGTCAGCGTGGACGGCGCGCTGAGCCTGCGAAGCGTGAAGGCGGGAGACGTGCTGCTGGTGCCCGGACTCTCCGCGGCCAGCGAGCGCGCCGTCGAACAGCTGCTCTCCCGCGCCGACACCGCGCGCGGCATGGAGCTGCTCGCGCGAGCGGCGTCGAAGGGGGCGAGGGTCGCGGCATCGTGCTCGGCGACCTTCGTCCTGGCGGCGGCGGGGCTCCTCGCGGGACGCAACGCGACGACGACCTGGTGGCTGGTGCCTGCGTTCGTGCGCCGCTTCCCCCAGGTCACCGTCCGCGCGGACCGGATGGTCATCGAAAGTGACGGCGTCCTCACCGCGGGTTCAGCCTTCGCGCATGCCGACCTGATGCTGGCCATCGTCGCGCGCGTCGTGAGCCCGTCACTGGCGCACCTGGTGGCCCGCTACCTCGTGCTCGACGAGCGCGTTTCACAGGCCCGCTACATGGTGATGGAGCACCTGCGCGTCTCGGACCCGGTGCTTCGCTCGGTCGAACGGTTCATCGTCGCGAACCTCGGCCGGCAGTTGACGCTGGAGGAACTCGCCCGCGCCGCCGCCACGTCCCCGCGCACGCTCGCGCGACGGGTCAAGGCCGGCCTGGGCATGACGCCGCTCGAGTTCGTGCAGCGGGTCCGCGTGGCGCATGCCTCCCACCTCCTGGAGACGACCCGGGACTCGGTCGAGGACGTCGCCGCCCGGGTGGGCTACGCGGACGCGGCTGCCTTTCGACGCGTATACCGGCGGTACGCCGGCGAGAGCCCCCGCGGCAGACTGCCGAGGAGCTCCCGTCAGGGATGA
- a CDS encoding dienelactone hydrolase family protein — MTPPALEPTADDPLDDFERRTLTLQSTPRAVYVAGRGPAVIVMAEMPGISPHVARFARWVRDAGFTVYMPSLFGRDGAYPQAEAGLAVMKKACVSAEFRAFAANASSPVTQWLRALASLAHQECGGPGVGAIGMCFTGNFALSMMLEPAVLAPVLCQPSLPLDNPGAIQIAPEEAAAVKERLEREDLTVLAYRFDGDRFCTAQRFAAYAEALGPRFHSKVLPSSAANPTPPPFFERIVGGAHSVVTAHLIDAAGEPTLAARDEILSFFARRLHQAVAP, encoded by the coding sequence ATGACTCCTCCCGCTCTCGAGCCCACCGCCGACGATCCCCTGGATGACTTCGAGCGACGCACGCTCACGCTTCAGTCGACCCCGCGCGCCGTCTACGTCGCCGGTCGAGGTCCCGCGGTCATCGTCATGGCCGAGATGCCTGGCATCAGCCCTCACGTCGCGCGCTTCGCGCGCTGGGTCCGGGACGCCGGCTTCACGGTCTACATGCCGTCGTTGTTCGGGAGGGATGGGGCCTATCCGCAGGCGGAGGCGGGGCTCGCCGTGATGAAGAAGGCCTGCGTGAGCGCGGAGTTCCGCGCGTTCGCGGCGAATGCGTCAAGCCCGGTGACACAGTGGCTGCGAGCGCTCGCGAGCCTCGCCCACCAGGAATGTGGAGGACCGGGCGTGGGTGCCATCGGCATGTGCTTCACCGGCAACTTCGCGCTCAGCATGATGCTCGAGCCCGCGGTGCTGGCGCCCGTCCTGTGTCAGCCCTCGCTGCCGCTCGACAACCCGGGCGCGATTCAGATCGCTCCCGAGGAAGCCGCGGCCGTGAAGGAGCGGCTCGAGCGTGAGGACCTCACGGTGCTCGCGTACCGCTTCGACGGCGACCGCTTCTGCACGGCGCAGCGCTTCGCCGCGTACGCCGAAGCGCTGGGGCCTCGCTTCCACTCCAAGGTGCTGCCCTCTTCAGCCGCGAATCCCACCCCCCCACCCTTCTTCGAACGGATCGTCGGTGGCGCGCACAGCGTCGTGACCGCGCACCTCATCGACGCGGCCGGAGAGCCGACCCTCGCGGCGCGAGATGAGATCCTGTCCTTCTTCGCGCGGAGGCTCCACCAGGCGGTGGCTCCGTGA
- a CDS encoding sterol desaturase family protein: MLLAPARRIDLGKRAGVTGGLLGVLCVVAEFCFLFPHVLVSNDGRAFYVEHLEVFRGILQVSIVATFLLGTFSVMTLRSKAHGGIAMVLALVALLLGGSEAEPLTHTPRAMSAGLDFFALDLLVLGLVFIPMERLWGLHEQKIFRTGWQTDLKHFFVSHVGVQLISFAVLIPVQVFLSWAVKLDFQAHVAAQPIWLQFFEILLVIDLVSYWVHRAFHTFGWMWNFHAIHHSPLQMDWLAASRSHLVDTLVNRFAGFVPVFLLGFHPSAIYGYLVFVSFHAVYIHANVSHRWPYLRWIFATPEFHHWHHTSDDEGIDKNFAVFLSFIDVIFGTAYMPDHWPSKYGTTKFQPPETYLGQLAYPFQRHKETPYG; the protein is encoded by the coding sequence ATGCTTCTTGCTCCCGCCCGGCGCATCGACCTGGGCAAGCGCGCCGGTGTCACGGGCGGGCTGTTGGGCGTGCTCTGCGTGGTCGCGGAGTTCTGCTTCCTGTTCCCCCACGTGCTCGTATCCAACGATGGCCGGGCCTTCTACGTAGAGCACCTGGAGGTCTTCCGGGGCATCCTCCAGGTGTCCATCGTCGCCACCTTCCTGCTGGGCACCTTCAGCGTGATGACCCTGCGCTCCAAGGCGCACGGCGGCATCGCCATGGTGCTGGCGCTGGTGGCGCTGCTTCTGGGAGGCAGCGAGGCGGAGCCCCTGACGCATACGCCGCGCGCGATGAGCGCGGGCCTGGACTTCTTCGCGTTGGATCTGCTGGTGCTCGGGCTGGTGTTCATCCCCATGGAGCGGCTGTGGGGGCTGCACGAGCAGAAGATCTTCCGCACCGGCTGGCAGACCGACCTCAAGCACTTCTTCGTCAGCCACGTGGGCGTGCAGCTCATCTCCTTCGCGGTGCTCATCCCCGTGCAGGTGTTCCTGTCCTGGGCCGTGAAGCTCGACTTCCAGGCGCACGTGGCCGCGCAGCCCATCTGGCTGCAGTTCTTCGAGATCCTGCTGGTCATCGACCTGGTGAGCTACTGGGTGCACCGGGCCTTCCATACCTTCGGGTGGATGTGGAACTTCCACGCCATCCACCACTCGCCGCTGCAGATGGACTGGCTGGCCGCCTCACGCAGCCACCTGGTGGACACCCTGGTCAACCGCTTCGCGGGCTTCGTGCCGGTGTTCCTCCTGGGCTTCCACCCGTCCGCCATCTACGGCTACCTGGTCTTCGTGTCCTTCCACGCGGTGTACATCCACGCCAACGTCAGCCACCGCTGGCCCTACCTGCGCTGGATCTTCGCGACGCCGGAGTTCCACCACTGGCACCACACGTCGGATGACGAAGGCATCGACAAGAACTTCGCCGTCTTCCTGTCGTTCATCGACGTCATCTTCGGCACCGCGTACATGCCGGACCACTGGCCCTCGAAGTACGGGACCACGAAGTTCCAGCCGCCGGAGACCTATCTGGGCCAGCTGGCGTACCCCTTCCAGCGCCACAAGGAAACGCCCTACGGGTAG
- a CDS encoding galactose oxidase-like domain-containing protein: MHTHLLPTGKVMFFSEFADGDNPTLWDPQTNAITALPKAGYNIFCAGHAFLPDGRLLVAGGHITDDSGLPYATIFNPFTNTWTRLPNMNAGRWYPTVTALPNGEMLVIGGAKEDTSKNLIPQVWQPSKNAWRNLTGASLELMYYPWMFVAPNGKQLMAGYWKPARFLSTEGTGSWTTGPRTQYANSRNAGSAAMYDEGKVIITGGDNPPTNNVEVIDLNAANPVWRTVAPMKYVRRQHNSTLLPDGTVLVTGGHSGPGVDNPRFPRYETELWNPTTETWSELAPSSAYRGYHSTTLLLPDGRVLSAGSRGVRTMQVFSPPYLFKGTRPTITTAPTSVAYGEKFQVTTPNAAAISKVSWIRLGSVTHAFDENQRFQWLKFTAGNGVLTVTAPTSANGAPPGHYMLFLLNANRVPSVAKIIRIGGGTSTSDPTEPPPNSGFTAVAFGAEWKYNDSNVDPGPGWTAPTFDDSAWKKGPGQLGYGDGDEATVLTAKTPRQPSVYFRHKFMLHGMVDAATLKVLYDDGVVVWLNGTQVFSKLVDNIAHSAYAQGTSADNAISEGSIPGARFVMGENTLAVMVKQANATSSDTSFDLELKVVTEEDAHSSLLLESPNGGETLRPGNVQTLQWMTHGAGINTVQLQFSPNNGKDWTTVKTGIANTGFYDWTVPNTETSAGLLRISDSARADVSDQTDGVFTISASPKFRAIGFGEYWKFDDRNVDPGSAWTSLNFNDSAWRSGPGKFGYGVGDEHTVLNKTNPSQPTLYFRKKLTLVDAIRSASIRVQHDDGVAIWVNGRLVYSRYMDNGFAHGVFASGVLKDPIISTATFDGAPFVVGENIIAVMVKQANGESHDAAFDLELNLEAK, encoded by the coding sequence GTGCACACCCATCTCCTGCCAACCGGCAAGGTGATGTTCTTCTCCGAGTTCGCGGACGGCGACAACCCGACGCTGTGGGACCCGCAGACCAACGCCATCACGGCCCTCCCCAAGGCGGGCTACAACATCTTCTGCGCGGGGCACGCCTTCCTGCCGGACGGCCGCCTGCTCGTGGCGGGGGGGCACATCACGGACGACTCGGGGCTCCCCTACGCCACCATCTTCAATCCCTTCACCAACACCTGGACGCGGCTGCCGAACATGAACGCCGGCCGCTGGTACCCCACCGTCACCGCGCTCCCCAACGGAGAGATGCTGGTCATCGGCGGGGCCAAGGAGGACACGAGCAAGAACCTGATTCCACAGGTCTGGCAGCCGTCGAAGAACGCATGGCGCAACCTGACCGGCGCGAGCCTCGAGCTCATGTATTACCCGTGGATGTTCGTCGCGCCCAACGGCAAGCAGTTGATGGCGGGGTACTGGAAGCCGGCGCGCTTCCTGTCCACCGAAGGCACGGGCTCGTGGACCACCGGGCCGCGCACCCAATACGCGAACAGCCGCAACGCGGGCAGCGCGGCCATGTATGACGAGGGCAAGGTCATCATCACTGGCGGAGACAATCCTCCGACGAACAACGTGGAGGTCATCGACCTCAACGCGGCGAACCCCGTCTGGCGCACGGTGGCCCCCATGAAGTACGTGCGTCGCCAGCACAACTCCACGCTCCTTCCCGACGGGACGGTGCTCGTCACCGGCGGCCACAGCGGTCCTGGGGTCGACAACCCCCGCTTCCCCCGCTACGAAACCGAGCTGTGGAACCCCACCACCGAGACCTGGTCCGAGCTCGCTCCCAGCTCCGCCTATCGTGGGTATCACTCCACGACCCTGCTCCTGCCGGATGGGCGGGTGCTCTCCGCGGGCAGCCGCGGCGTGCGCACCATGCAGGTGTTCTCTCCGCCGTATCTCTTCAAGGGCACCAGGCCCACCATCACCACCGCGCCCACTTCCGTGGCCTATGGCGAGAAGTTCCAGGTCACGACGCCGAACGCGGCGGCCATCTCCAAGGTGTCCTGGATCCGGCTGGGCTCGGTCACGCACGCGTTCGACGAGAATCAGCGCTTCCAGTGGCTGAAGTTCACGGCAGGCAACGGCGTGCTCACCGTCACCGCGCCCACCAGCGCGAACGGGGCCCCGCCGGGTCACTACATGCTGTTCCTGCTCAACGCCAATCGCGTTCCCTCGGTGGCGAAGATCATCCGCATTGGCGGAGGCACCTCGACGTCAGACCCCACGGAGCCGCCGCCCAACTCCGGTTTCACCGCGGTGGCCTTCGGCGCGGAGTGGAAATACAACGACAGCAACGTGGACCCGGGGCCCGGATGGACCGCGCCCACCTTCGATGACTCCGCCTGGAAGAAGGGGCCGGGGCAGCTCGGCTATGGCGACGGCGACGAGGCGACGGTGCTGACCGCGAAGACGCCTCGCCAGCCCAGCGTGTATTTCCGCCACAAGTTCATGCTGCACGGCATGGTGGACGCGGCCACGCTCAAGGTGCTGTATGACGATGGCGTCGTGGTCTGGCTCAACGGCACCCAGGTGTTCTCCAAGCTGGTGGACAACATCGCGCACAGCGCCTACGCCCAGGGCACCAGCGCCGACAATGCGATCAGCGAAGGCTCCATCCCCGGCGCTCGCTTCGTGATGGGGGAGAACACGCTGGCCGTCATGGTGAAGCAGGCGAACGCGACGTCCAGCGACACCTCTTTCGATCTGGAACTCAAGGTCGTCACGGAGGAGGACGCGCACTCCTCCCTCCTCCTGGAGAGCCCCAACGGCGGAGAGACGCTGCGCCCTGGAAACGTCCAGACGCTGCAATGGATGACCCATGGCGCGGGCATCAACACCGTTCAGCTCCAGTTCTCACCCAACAATGGGAAGGACTGGACGACCGTCAAGACGGGCATCGCCAATACCGGCTTCTATGACTGGACGGTGCCGAACACGGAGACGTCCGCGGGCCTGCTGCGGATCTCGGACTCGGCGCGGGCGGACGTCTCCGACCAGACTGACGGGGTCTTCACCATCTCCGCGAGCCCGAAGTTCCGGGCCATTGGCTTCGGTGAGTACTGGAAGTTCGATGACCGCAACGTGGATCCGGGCAGCGCCTGGACGTCGCTGAACTTCAACGACAGCGCGTGGCGCTCGGGCCCCGGCAAGTTTGGCTACGGGGTGGGGGACGAGCACACGGTGCTCAACAAGACGAACCCCAGTCAGCCCACCCTGTACTTCCGCAAGAAGCTCACCCTGGTGGACGCCATCCGCTCCGCCAGCATCCGCGTGCAGCATGACGATGGCGTGGCGATCTGGGTGAACGGAAGGCTTGTGTACTCCCGGTACATGGACAACGGCTTCGCCCACGGGGTCTTCGCGAGCGGCGTCTTGAAGGACCCCATCATCAGCACGGCCACCTTCGACGGCGCTCCGTTCGTGGTGGGGGAGAACATCATCGCGGTGATGGTGAAGCAGGCGAACGGTGAGTCACACGACGCGGCGTTCGACCTGGAGCTGAACCTGGAGGCGAAGTAG
- a CDS encoding PQQ-dependent sugar dehydrogenase has product MSLAFLSLLSFAGPARGQESVEPTAPSEDPVPGPAESASPQASPTASQFPPAFPGQTNAPAVTSQTRYQVTQVASGFDYPWAVAFLPDRRMLVTEKHTGNLFIVTPEGVKSPPIAGLPPVDGRDQGGLLDVEVSPDFATSRLIFWTYYEPRAAGNGLAVGRGKLKEGPQPRIEALRIIFRMKPTLDSTMHAGGRLVFHPDGTLFVTLGERSILPGRVQARKLNSHFGKTVRINPDGTVPADNPFVNRSDARPEIYSLGHRNVLAAALDSQNRLWEVEMGPLGGDELNLIGAGKDYGWPTIGYGREYSGAPIHQSAQGPGMEQPVYFWDPVIAPSGMTIYSGNLFPEWKGNFFIGGLAGHALVRLVMKNDRVQGEERMHPAGNARIRDVVQGPEGALYLLTDEPTNGRLLKITPR; this is encoded by the coding sequence ATGTCCCTTGCCTTCCTATCCCTCCTATCCTTCGCGGGGCCCGCGCGAGGACAGGAGTCCGTGGAGCCCACGGCCCCAAGCGAAGATCCGGTCCCGGGTCCGGCGGAGAGCGCCTCGCCGCAAGCCTCTCCCACGGCGTCCCAGTTCCCTCCGGCCTTCCCCGGCCAGACGAACGCCCCTGCCGTCACATCACAGACCCGCTATCAGGTCACGCAGGTGGCCTCTGGCTTCGACTATCCCTGGGCCGTCGCCTTCCTTCCGGACCGGCGGATGCTGGTGACGGAGAAGCACACCGGCAACCTCTTCATCGTCACGCCCGAGGGCGTGAAGTCCCCTCCCATCGCGGGCCTGCCCCCCGTGGATGGCAGGGATCAAGGCGGCCTGCTGGACGTGGAGGTGTCACCCGACTTCGCCACGAGCCGCCTCATCTTCTGGACCTATTACGAGCCGCGCGCGGCCGGCAACGGGCTCGCGGTGGGCCGCGGGAAGCTCAAGGAGGGCCCGCAGCCCCGCATTGAAGCGCTGCGGATCATCTTCCGCATGAAGCCCACGCTCGACTCGACGATGCACGCAGGCGGGCGTCTGGTGTTCCATCCCGACGGTACCCTGTTCGTCACCCTGGGGGAGCGCTCCATCCTCCCGGGCCGCGTCCAGGCCCGAAAGCTGAACAGCCACTTCGGGAAGACGGTCCGCATCAACCCCGACGGCACGGTGCCCGCGGACAACCCCTTCGTGAATCGCAGCGACGCGCGGCCGGAGATCTATTCCCTGGGCCACCGCAACGTCCTGGCCGCCGCGCTCGACAGCCAGAACCGCCTCTGGGAGGTGGAGATGGGGCCGCTCGGAGGGGACGAGCTCAACCTCATTGGCGCGGGCAAGGACTATGGCTGGCCCACCATCGGCTACGGCAGGGAGTACTCCGGCGCGCCCATCCACCAGAGCGCCCAGGGCCCGGGCATGGAGCAGCCGGTCTACTTCTGGGATCCGGTCATCGCTCCCTCCGGGATGACCATCTACTCCGGGAACCTCTTCCCGGAGTGGAAGGGCAACTTCTTCATCGGCGGGCTGGCCGGTCACGCCCTGGTGCGCCTGGTGATGAAGAACGACCGGGTGCAAGGCGAGGAGCGGATGCACCCCGCGGGGAACGCCCGCATCCGCGACGTCGTGCAGGGCCCTGAAGGCGCGCTCTATCTGCTCACGGATGAGCCGACGAACGGCCGACTGCTCAAGATAACGCCGCGCTGA
- a CDS encoding bacteriocin fulvocin C-related protein yields the protein MAGLVVAMAMGVLGLLPAHALASGCEEANAWVAQHADSLPRTYAEFIQQPMMYRKAIYSASSPETKAALWRAHLEQYLQEHPALNSKQVEFIQQAIATLTPEFFQNATAASGSYQIGALKTRGSEVFTKDELANIIAQLGPEEAAAVPGVQCSCSTASDYCGSGHKCYSANCDQVNGCGTLWSYKCNGICYVP from the coding sequence ATGGCTGGTTTGGTCGTTGCGATGGCCATGGGCGTGCTTGGATTGCTCCCTGCTCACGCATTGGCGAGTGGTTGCGAGGAGGCCAATGCATGGGTGGCGCAGCATGCGGATTCGCTCCCTAGGACATATGCTGAATTCATTCAGCAGCCAATGATGTATCGAAAGGCTATCTATTCCGCATCGTCGCCTGAGACGAAGGCGGCGCTCTGGAGGGCCCACCTTGAGCAGTACCTCCAGGAGCATCCCGCGCTGAACTCTAAGCAGGTGGAGTTCATTCAACAGGCAATTGCCACGCTGACGCCCGAGTTCTTTCAGAATGCTACCGCGGCCAGCGGTTCGTACCAGATTGGTGCCTTGAAGACGCGCGGCTCAGAGGTCTTCACGAAGGACGAACTCGCGAACATCATCGCGCAGCTCGGCCCCGAAGAGGCTGCTGCGGTGCCAGGAGTCCAGTGTTCCTGTTCGACGGCATCTGACTATTGTGGCTCCGGCCATAAGTGCTACTCCGCCAATTGCGATCAGGTTAATGGTTGCGGAACTTTGTGGTCTTACAAGTGTAATGGGATTTGCTACGTGCCGTAG
- a CDS encoding NAD(P)-dependent alcohol dehydrogenase has protein sequence MQAYELKTPTGSSSWNLVEAPQPQPGSGQALVRIHAVSLNYRDLIIARGTYPGLKLPLIPCSDGAGQVVAVGPGVTRVKPGDRVAPTFFQVWTDGERTPERVAHALGGSVPGVLAEYVCVDAEGLVHLPDWLSFEEGATLPCAAVTAWNALIPQGGLKRGHTVLAQGTGGVSVFALQFARLLGARVIITSSQDDKLQRAKELGAQGLVNYRRTPDWEQEVLTLTGNQGVDHVLEVGGAGTLPRSITATKAGGHIALIGLLTGAPGKPDPAATGTKGLRVISTYVGSREMFEGMLKAMSQEKTRPVIDRVFPFAQAREALQYMESGGHFGKIVISV, from the coding sequence ATGCAGGCGTACGAGCTGAAGACTCCCACCGGCTCCTCCAGTTGGAACCTCGTGGAGGCGCCCCAGCCCCAGCCGGGCTCCGGCCAGGCGCTCGTCCGCATCCACGCCGTCTCCCTCAACTACCGCGACCTCATCATCGCCCGGGGCACCTACCCCGGCCTCAAGCTGCCCCTCATCCCCTGCTCTGACGGCGCTGGCCAGGTCGTCGCCGTGGGCCCCGGCGTCACCCGCGTGAAGCCCGGCGACCGCGTCGCCCCCACCTTCTTCCAGGTCTGGACCGACGGTGAGCGCACCCCGGAGCGGGTCGCCCACGCGCTCGGCGGCAGCGTCCCCGGCGTCCTCGCGGAGTACGTCTGCGTGGACGCCGAAGGGCTCGTGCACCTGCCGGACTGGCTCTCCTTCGAGGAGGGCGCCACCCTCCCCTGCGCCGCCGTCACCGCCTGGAACGCGCTCATCCCCCAGGGCGGCCTCAAGCGGGGGCATACCGTGCTCGCGCAGGGCACCGGGGGCGTGTCCGTCTTCGCGCTCCAGTTCGCCCGCCTCCTCGGAGCGCGCGTCATCATCACCTCCAGCCAGGACGACAAGCTCCAGCGCGCGAAGGAGCTGGGCGCGCAAGGGCTCGTCAACTACCGCCGCACGCCGGACTGGGAGCAGGAGGTGCTCACCCTCACCGGCAACCAGGGCGTGGACCACGTGCTGGAGGTGGGCGGCGCGGGCACGCTGCCGCGCTCCATCACGGCCACCAAGGCGGGCGGCCACATCGCGCTCATCGGCCTGCTCACCGGCGCCCCCGGCAAGCCGGACCCCGCCGCCACCGGCACCAAGGGGCTGCGCGTCATCAGCACCTACGTGGGCAGCCGCGAGATGTTCGAGGGCATGCTCAAGGCCATGTCCCAGGAGAAGACCCGGCCCGTCATCGACCGCGTCTTCCCCTTCGCCCAGGCGCGCGAGGCCCTCCAGTACATGGAGTCCGGCGGCCACTTCGGGAAGATCGTCATCAGCGTGTGA